One window of the Actinomycetota bacterium genome contains the following:
- a CDS encoding SDR family NAD(P)-dependent oxidoreductase: MRDLRGKAVVVTGAASGIGKEMALAFARRGARLAVADIDEKGLLDLRGELERMGADVHHRVVDVSDPGQVESWCEEVYAEFGRVDVLCNNAGVAVGGLFEDVTLDDWRWIVGVNLWGVIHGCHFFYPRMIAQGGGGHIVNTASGAGLAPLPFLTAYCCTKYAVVGFSETLRAEAALHGIGVSTVCPGVVDTPITRAAKLVSRTERSAPRELQEKIVRIYRRRHYTPDRVAAAAVKAVEKNRGVVPVCPETYLGDWLHRLNRRINDALFARAVKMFLKYL, translated from the coding sequence ATGCGCGATCTACGCGGCAAGGCGGTGGTGGTCACCGGGGCGGCCAGCGGCATAGGTAAAGAGATGGCGCTGGCATTCGCGAGGAGGGGGGCACGCCTGGCCGTCGCGGACATCGACGAAAAGGGTCTGCTGGACTTGCGGGGGGAACTCGAGAGGATGGGAGCGGATGTGCACCACCGAGTGGTGGACGTCTCGGACCCGGGGCAGGTGGAAAGCTGGTGTGAGGAGGTCTACGCAGAGTTCGGCCGGGTGGACGTGCTCTGCAACAACGCCGGGGTGGCGGTGGGAGGGCTTTTCGAGGACGTCACCCTCGACGACTGGCGTTGGATAGTGGGGGTCAACCTCTGGGGCGTCATCCACGGCTGCCACTTCTTCTACCCGCGCATGATCGCCCAGGGCGGGGGTGGGCATATCGTCAACACCGCCTCCGGGGCTGGTCTTGCCCCGCTTCCCTTCCTGACCGCTTATTGCTGCACCAAGTACGCCGTGGTGGGGTTCTCGGAGACCCTGCGCGCGGAGGCGGCCCTGCACGGCATCGGGGTCTCGACCGTCTGCCCCGGCGTGGTCGATACCCCCATCACCCGGGCCGCGAAGCTGGTATCGAGGACCGAACGCTCCGCGCCCCGAGAGCTCCAGGAGAAGATCGTCCGCATCTACCGGCGCCGCCATTACACCCCGGACCGGGTGGCGGCGGCGGCGGTGAAGGCCGTGGAGAAGAACCGGGGCGTGGTCCCCGTCTGTCCCGAGACCTATCTCGGGGACTGGCTGCACCGCCTCAACCGCCGGATCAACGATGCCCTCTTCGCGCGCGCGGTGAAGATGTTCTTGAAATACCTGTAG
- a CDS encoding DivIVA domain-containing protein, producing MAISPMDIHLKEFGTVGSGGYDKEEVDAFLDVIADDLEKLINRNKQLEEAVAGMERKVAQFDEMQKTLQTALMNAQKSAGNILQEARSQAAAIIKKAQERSDRILEDLEREKSHILSSFSTIRDQIVQQIAPMRELLLKSQSLLIEYEEYATKADLAAAAESSEGEKEAAAEEVPASEPAVKAEEPAAVEEAAGEEEAPAEEAVAEAPAEEKGKYVWE from the coding sequence ATGGCGATAAGCCCGATGGACATTCATCTTAAGGAGTTCGGCACCGTGGGCTCCGGGGGCTACGACAAGGAAGAGGTCGACGCCTTTCTGGACGTTATCGCCGACGACTTGGAGAAGCTGATCAACAGGAACAAGCAGCTCGAGGAGGCCGTGGCAGGGATGGAGCGCAAGGTCGCCCAGTTCGATGAGATGCAGAAGACACTGCAGACGGCCTTGATGAACGCCCAGAAGAGCGCGGGCAACATCCTCCAGGAAGCACGCAGCCAGGCGGCGGCGATCATCAAGAAAGCCCAGGAAAGAAGCGACCGCATCCTCGAGGACCTCGAGCGCGAGAAATCCCACATCCTCTCCTCCTTCTCCACCATCAGGGATCAGATCGTGCAGCAGATAGCCCCCATGCGGGAACTGCTGCTCAAGAGCCAGAGCCTGCTCATCGAATACGAGGAATATGCCACTAAGGCCGACCTTGCGGCGGCCGCGGAATCATCCGAGGGCGAGAAAGAGGCCGCCGCGGAGGAGGTTCCGGCATCCGAGCCGGCGGTCAAGGCGGAAGAACCTGCGGCGGTAGAGGAAGCTGCAGGGGAGGAGGAGGCGCCCGCCGAAGAGGCGGTGGCCGAGGCGCCGGCGGAGGAAAAAGGAAAGTACGTCTGGGAATAG